One genomic region from Bartonella australis AUST/NH1 encodes:
- a CDS encoding heme ABC transporter ATP-binding protein — protein MIEAKNVGVQYGKTQILHHINLKAKSGAFTIIIGPNGSGKSTFIKALSGDIPYSGKITLNNHEIMQTKACEMATMRAVLPQSITLAFPFLVHEVVKLGLSINRLNVTKTQLRTLPQQALEYVGLADYGNRYYHQLSGGEQARVHLARVLCQILKPIHKGIPRWLILDEPIANLDIQHQLIVMNIAQNFTRCGGGVLAVLHDLNLAAHYADEMILFKQGKIHCKGSASAVLTTQNLRDVYHCSLAVSELPKAGVPFILPQTASAHETAPPGALIFQQ, from the coding sequence ATGATTGAAGCAAAAAATGTCGGCGTCCAATACGGCAAAACACAAATTCTTCACCATATTAACCTCAAAGCTAAAAGTGGTGCCTTTACTATCATAATAGGTCCTAACGGATCTGGAAAAAGCACTTTTATCAAAGCGCTGAGCGGTGATATTCCTTATAGTGGAAAAATAACATTGAATAATCATGAGATTATGCAGACAAAAGCTTGCGAAATGGCAACGATGCGCGCTGTTTTGCCGCAATCAATAACGTTGGCGTTTCCATTTTTAGTTCACGAAGTTGTAAAACTTGGTCTTTCTATTAATCGACTCAACGTTACAAAAACCCAGTTACGTACCCTACCCCAACAAGCTTTGGAATATGTCGGCCTAGCTGACTATGGTAACCGATATTATCATCAATTATCGGGCGGCGAGCAAGCTAGAGTGCATCTTGCCCGCGTACTTTGCCAAATCTTGAAACCCATTCATAAGGGAATCCCTCGTTGGCTAATATTAGATGAGCCTATCGCTAATCTTGACATCCAACATCAGCTTATTGTCATGAATATCGCGCAAAATTTTACCCGTTGTGGCGGTGGCGTTCTCGCCGTTTTACATGATCTCAACCTCGCGGCCCACTACGCAGATGAAATGATATTATTCAAGCAGGGGAAAATCCATTGCAAAGGCAGCGCCTCCGCCGTCTTAACGACGCAAAATCTGCGCGACGTTTACCATTGTTCCTTAGCGGTCTCCGAATTGCCCAAAGCGGGCGTCCCGTTTATTTTACCACAGACAGCCTCCGCCCATGAAACCGCTCCCCCAGGAGCACTAATCTTCCAGCAATAA
- a CDS encoding DUF1561 family protein: MRRNKFPLISLSIFKLFLFFYVFLFSLNSPFAAPVHQKPTDKPIDKAIRVKVHNGWEYCYAPAFVDGESYIYINDCSSSSVQPARYDVFQRVAWKVRNIWLCMTAPNSVTGVGRKATADWDYIKLRPCVINDPNQRWIITGRVLYTADKKFRVKDHKWYAYISKNEGDYYDHTLSPLMDEWIDTIATPGNMSLKTSLGWKFTGTSGFYMYYISDDGSKPAISDLYYNPENGHIARYFPSAGLLSCMASQQSFSENWNWVKWLYCNDNIPSKKDSGYWNVSLLAGREGPLLDRKGNFLRVTQYGANWGRPYTVKPSYLKQDTENAPKSEFVLSYDVERWNRYAMANAEDALPYCPAPGKKQDVPGSKQRVKRNLPPDFELTEEWRRRLYDIATTTADVTTGAGVCGVCLLHTFQMIAELQETYPGLPRTSGGYFFDTGPNTDPATSLGRRYPLLRRALELATVLYGVPLTPADRNIQTNVRAAHAAAQVALPNYDWIPSTIATDRSAMLDSVRALLAAPPGTIWIGLIAFTRPDGNVTGHALPILRSPNGLKIILTNTTLNFLDYSHEIAETNDPNLVLFRLVYPGHFRLNAFATLRLTEVAAPPLSVTVSQNNCTGEGAGRRGSGQLPTSASVSQCESGRCSF; this comes from the coding sequence ATGAGACGCAACAAATTCCCGCTTATTAGCTTAAGTATTTTTAAGCTATTTTTATTTTTTTACGTCTTTTTGTTTTCTCTCAATTCTCCTTTTGCTGCTCCTGTTCACCAAAAGCCAACCGATAAGCCTATTGATAAAGCTATTCGCGTTAAGGTTCATAACGGATGGGAATATTGTTACGCTCCGGCATTTGTGGACGGTGAAAGTTATATTTACATTAATGACTGCTCTTCTTCCAGTGTTCAACCTGCTCGCTATGATGTTTTTCAGAGGGTGGCTTGGAAAGTCAGAAATATCTGGTTGTGTATGACAGCTCCTAATTCAGTCACAGGTGTTGGGCGAAAAGCAACGGCAGATTGGGATTATATCAAGCTTAGGCCCTGTGTCATCAACGATCCTAATCAGCGTTGGATTATTACAGGCAGAGTTTTGTACACGGCTGATAAGAAATTTCGTGTTAAAGATCACAAATGGTACGCTTATATCTCCAAAAATGAAGGAGATTACTACGATCATACCTTAAGCCCCTTGATGGATGAATGGATAGACACTATCGCAACTCCTGGTAATATGAGCCTCAAAACTTCCCTAGGCTGGAAATTTACAGGCACTTCCGGCTTCTATATGTATTATATTTCGGATGATGGATCTAAACCTGCAATCTCTGATCTTTATTATAACCCCGAAAATGGCCATATTGCCCGATATTTCCCTTCTGCTGGTCTTCTTTCTTGCATGGCTTCTCAACAATCTTTTTCGGAGAATTGGAACTGGGTAAAATGGTTATATTGCAATGATAATATTCCCAGTAAAAAGGATAGTGGCTACTGGAACGTCTCTCTTTTGGCCGGACGTGAGGGGCCGCTTTTGGACCGAAAGGGTAATTTTTTAAGGGTTACTCAGTATGGTGCCAATTGGGGACGACCTTATACGGTAAAACCTAGTTATCTTAAACAGGACACGGAAAACGCCCCAAAATCTGAATTTGTTTTGTCTTATGATGTTGAACGGTGGAATCGCTATGCTATGGCAAACGCAGAAGATGCCCTTCCATACTGCCCGGCTCCCGGAAAAAAGCAGGATGTTCCCGGATCTAAACAAAGAGTGAAGCGGAATTTGCCTCCTGATTTTGAGCTTACTGAAGAATGGCGGAGGCGACTTTACGATATAGCGACTACTACAGCTGATGTTACAACTGGGGCGGGGGTATGCGGTGTCTGTCTTTTACATACTTTTCAAATGATCGCAGAACTCCAGGAAACTTATCCTGGTCTTCCGCGTACAAGCGGAGGTTATTTCTTTGATACAGGCCCCAATACAGACCCGGCAACTTCGTTAGGTCGCAGATATCCTTTGCTTCGTCGTGCCCTAGAACTTGCTACTGTCCTTTACGGCGTTCCTTTAACTCCAGCGGATAGAAACATCCAGACTAATGTAAGGGCGGCACACGCAGCAGCGCAGGTTGCTTTGCCGAATTACGATTGGATACCATCAACCATAGCTACTGATCGATCTGCCATGCTAGATTCTGTCCGAGCGCTTTTAGCTGCGCCTCCTGGGACAATTTGGATCGGTTTAATTGCCTTTACTCGCCCCGATGGCAACGTGACCGGACACGCGCTTCCAATTTTGCGTTCCCCTAATGGGCTTAAGATAATTCTGACAAATACTACACTAAATTTCCTCGATTATAGCCATGAAATTGCAGAGACTAACGATCCTAATCTTGTTTTGTTTCGGCTCGTTTACCCAGGGCATTTTAGGCTTAATGCTTTTGCGACATTACGGCTAACTGAAGTGGCAGCCCCACCTCTGAGCGTCACGGTCTCTCAAAATAACTGTACCGGAGAAGGAGCAGGTAGAAGAGGAAGCGGGCAATTACCAACGAGCGCTTCGGTTAGTCAATGCGAAAGTGGGAGATGTTCTTTTTAA
- a CDS encoding DUF1561 family protein, which translates to MRYDEALLIGNYSFKKSDLKFLSLFCVFLLSFDSLFAAPIPKISQKLADEPIDKAIRVKIHNGWEYCYAPAFVDGESYVYINNCSSSSVQSARYDVFQRVAWKVKDVWLCMTAPGSVTGVGEKATANWDYIKLRPCVINDANQRWVIKNNAFYTADGEFRVKDHKWYAYISKNEEDYYNHILSSTMDKWVNTIATPGNMSLKTSLSWKFKSGSSFDMYYISDDGSKAEVFDLYYNPENGHIARYFPSSGLLSCIASQQSPSEDWNWVKWLFCNDNVPTTKDNGYWDVSLLAGREGPVLNRDDNFLRVTQYGSNWGRPYTVKPDYIKKDTANSPTSEFILDYDIERWNRYVMANVEDALPYCPAPGKKQDVSGFKQRVKRNLPSDFQLNEEWKRRLHAIAITRTRAGAMAGICGTCLLQTFQMIAELQETYPGLPRTSGGYFFDTAPNTDPIRSLKQRYPFLYRAIELATILHGVSLNTAEGDDVISVRAAHAAAQVALPNFDWVQSPIATDQSAIHASIRELFNAPVGTMWVGLIVFTLPNGSPLRHAVPILRSLNGIKVIPTNVSASFLGFSYQLVEATTADLVLNQLSYPTSLTVTAFATLRLAEITTQPLSVTISQNNCTGEGEERRGSRQLPRSALVNQCESGRCPL; encoded by the coding sequence ATGAGGTACGATGAGGCTTTGCTTATAGGTAATTACAGCTTTAAAAAAAGTGACTTGAAGTTCTTATCGCTCTTTTGTGTCTTTCTATTATCTTTCGATTCTCTTTTTGCTGCTCCTATTCCCAAGATTTCTCAGAAGCTCGCCGATGAACCTATTGATAAAGCTATTCGCGTTAAAATTCATAACGGATGGGAATATTGTTACGCTCCAGCTTTTGTGGATGGTGAAAGTTATGTTTACATCAATAATTGCTCTTCTTCCAGCGTTCAATCCGCTCGATATGACGTCTTTCAGAGGGTGGCGTGGAAGGTTAAAGATGTCTGGTTGTGTATGACAGCTCCTGGTTCAGTTACAGGCGTTGGTGAAAAAGCAACAGCGAACTGGGATTATATCAAGCTCAGGCCTTGCGTCATCAACGATGCTAATCAGCGCTGGGTTATTAAAAATAACGCCTTCTATACAGCTGATGGAGAGTTTCGCGTTAAAGATCATAAGTGGTACGCTTATATCTCTAAAAACGAAGAAGATTACTACAACCATATTTTAAGCTCAACGATGGATAAATGGGTAAATACTATCGCAACTCCTGGTAATATGAGCCTCAAAACCTCCCTAAGCTGGAAGTTTAAGAGTGGCTCTAGCTTCGATATGTATTATATTTCGGACGATGGATCTAAAGCTGAGGTTTTCGATCTTTATTATAACCCCGAAAACGGCCATATTGCCAGATATTTTCCTTCTTCCGGCTTGCTTTCTTGCATAGCTTCTCAGCAATCTCCTTCCGAAGATTGGAACTGGGTAAAGTGGCTATTTTGCAATGATAATGTCCCCACTACAAAAGATAATGGTTATTGGGATGTTTCCCTTTTAGCTGGACGTGAGGGACCAGTTTTAAACCGTGACGATAATTTTTTAAGGGTCACTCAATACGGTTCTAATTGGGGGAGACCTTATACAGTAAAGCCTGATTATATCAAAAAAGATACAGCAAATTCTCCAACATCTGAATTTATTTTAGATTATGATATCGAGCGATGGAATCGCTATGTTATGGCAAATGTGGAAGATGCCCTTCCTTACTGCCCGGCTCCCGGAAAAAAGCAAGATGTTTCCGGATTTAAACAAAGAGTAAAGCGGAATTTGCCTTCCGATTTTCAACTCAACGAAGAATGGAAAAGGCGGCTTCACGCAATAGCAATCACCAGAACTAGAGCTGGGGCAATGGCAGGGATATGTGGTACCTGCCTTTTACAGACTTTCCAAATGATTGCAGAACTCCAGGAAACTTATCCTGGTCTTCCGCGTACAAGCGGAGGCTATTTCTTTGATACGGCCCCCAATACTGATCCGATACGTTCGTTAAAACAAAGATATCCTTTCCTTTATAGGGCTATAGAACTTGCTACTATTCTTCATGGTGTTTCTTTGAATACAGCCGAGGGGGATGACGTGATTAGTGTAAGGGCAGCACATGCAGCGGCACAGGTTGCTTTGCCGAATTTTGATTGGGTACAATCGCCCATAGCCACCGATCAATCTGCTATCCATGCTTCCATCCGAGAGCTTTTCAACGCACCTGTTGGAACAATGTGGGTTGGTTTAATTGTCTTTACTCTCCCAAATGGTAGTCCACTCAGACATGCAGTTCCAATTTTGCGTTCTCTTAACGGAATTAAGGTAATCCCGACGAATGTTTCAGCGAGTTTTCTCGGTTTTTCTTACCAACTTGTGGAGGCTACCACTGCTGATCTTGTTTTGAATCAGCTTTCCTATCCGACAAGTTTGACGGTTACCGCTTTTGCAACACTGCGACTCGCCGAAATAACAACCCAACCTCTTAGTGTTACTATCTCCCAAAATAATTGTACCGGAGAAGGAGAAGAGAGAAGAGGAAGCAGGCAATTACCGAGAAGTGCCTTAGTCAATCAGTGTGAAAGTGGAAGATGTCCTCTTTAA
- a CDS encoding DUF1561 family protein yields the protein MRYNGALFFNLSGCSWQKESGVKFLSLFFVFLLSLNSLPSFSAPVPQVIQKPADEPGDRAIRIKAHNGGEYCYALAFVDGEGYVYLDNCSSQRVPFARYDVFQRIAWKIKDIWLCMTAPSSVTAIGGGATADWDYIKLRPCVINDANQRWVVKDNAFYTADEKFRVKDYKWYTYISKNAKDYYDHTLMMPTMDKWVKTIAMPGNMSFKTSLGWKYASGPSFFMYYISDNGSKAEVFDLYYNPENGHIARYFPSSGLLSCMAPQQSSSEEWNWVKWLFCNDNISATKDSGYWDISFLVGREGPILDSRGNLLRVTQYGSNWGVPYTAKPDYLRKDTQNSPTSEFVLDYDIERWNRYVAANAEDALPYCPAPGKEQNIPASKQRVKRTLPPDFQLDETWQRRLYATATTTTGARTVAGLCGACFLQAMQMVAELQENFPGPPRQRGYFFDPAPYRDPVRELERRFPFLHRALELANTLYDVSIVPGRSMVETNVMAATAVVQVALPMFSWERSSIAIGRDDILASIRGLLAQPPGTIWLALLGQTTASRRATRHVLPILRSRNGLIIIQTNFLATTGGFADFSRTLAEASHPEVILWQIGSGLPVNNFTTLRLTGPADRPLSVTISQNNCTGEGEGRRGSGGLPRSALVNQCASGRCPL from the coding sequence ATGAGATACAATGGGGCCCTGTTCTTTAATTTAAGCGGCTGTAGCTGGCAGAAAGAAAGTGGCGTGAAATTTCTTTCGTTATTTTTTGTCTTTTTATTATCTCTCAATTCTCTCCCTTCTTTCTCTGCTCCCGTCCCCCAAGTTATTCAGAAGCCTGCTGACGAACCTGGTGATAGAGCTATCCGCATTAAAGCTCATAACGGGGGGGAATATTGTTACGCCTTGGCATTTGTGGATGGCGAGGGCTACGTTTACCTTGACAACTGCTCTTCTCAGAGAGTTCCATTCGCTCGGTATGATGTTTTTCAAAGAATAGCTTGGAAGATTAAAGACATCTGGTTGTGTATGACAGCTCCGAGTTCTGTCACAGCTATTGGCGGGGGCGCAACAGCAGATTGGGATTATATCAAGCTCAGACCTTGTGTTATCAATGACGCCAATCAACGTTGGGTCGTTAAAGATAACGCCTTCTACACAGCCGATGAAAAGTTCCGTGTTAAAGATTACAAGTGGTACACTTATATCTCGAAAAATGCAAAAGATTACTACGACCATACTTTGATGATGCCCACAATGGACAAGTGGGTGAAAACTATCGCAATGCCTGGTAATATGAGCTTTAAAACTTCACTAGGCTGGAAGTATGCAAGCGGTCCTAGCTTCTTTATGTATTATATTTCGGATAATGGATCTAAAGCTGAGGTTTTTGATCTCTACTATAACCCCGAAAATGGCCATATCGCCAGATATTTTCCATCCTCCGGATTGCTTTCCTGCATGGCTCCCCAGCAATCTTCTTCGGAGGAATGGAATTGGGTCAAGTGGTTATTTTGTAATGATAATATCTCCGCTACAAAGGATAGCGGCTACTGGGATATTTCCTTTTTAGTCGGACGTGAGGGGCCAATCTTAGATTCTAGGGGTAATTTGTTAAGAGTTACTCAGTACGGTTCTAATTGGGGGGTTCCTTATACTGCAAAACCTGATTATCTTAGAAAAGATACTCAAAATTCTCCGACGTCTGAATTTGTTTTAGATTATGATATTGAGCGGTGGAATCGTTATGTTGCGGCAAATGCTGAGGACGCCCTTCCTTATTGTCCAGCCCCTGGAAAAGAGCAAAATATTCCTGCGTCTAAACAAAGAGTGAAGCGGACTTTGCCTCCTGATTTTCAACTCGATGAGACGTGGCAAAGGCGGCTTTATGCAACAGCGACCACTACAACTGGTGCTCGTACTGTAGCGGGGCTATGCGGTGCCTGCTTTTTGCAGGCTATGCAAATGGTCGCAGAACTTCAAGAAAATTTTCCTGGTCCCCCTCGCCAAAGAGGCTATTTTTTTGATCCTGCCCCTTATAGGGATCCAGTGCGCGAGTTAGAACGAAGATTCCCTTTTCTCCACCGGGCTCTGGAGCTTGCTAATACCCTTTACGATGTTTCTATAGTTCCGGGAAGAAGTATGGTCGAGACTAATGTAATGGCAGCAACTGCGGTAGTGCAAGTTGCTCTGCCGATGTTTAGTTGGGAGCGGTCGTCCATAGCTATCGGCCGAGATGATATTTTGGCCTCTATCCGGGGACTTTTAGCTCAACCTCCCGGGACAATTTGGCTCGCTTTACTCGGTCAGACTACTGCAAGCCGTAGAGCAACAAGGCATGTACTTCCAATTTTGCGTTCTCGTAATGGACTTATAATAATCCAAACAAATTTTCTGGCTACCACAGGCGGTTTCGCCGATTTTTCCCGTACGCTTGCAGAGGCTAGCCATCCAGAGGTTATTTTGTGGCAGATTGGATCAGGCTTGCCCGTTAATAATTTTACAACATTGCGGCTAACTGGACCGGCAGACCGTCCGCTGAGTGTTACAATTTCCCAAAATAACTGTACCGGAGAAGGAGAAGGCAGGAGAGGAAGCGGAGGATTGCCGAGAAGCGCTTTAGTCAATCAGTGTGCGAGCGGAAGATGTCCTCTTTAA
- a CDS encoding DUF1561 family protein: MRYDEAVLVGNYSFKKSNVKFLPFFFVFLLSLNSLPSLSAPVPQVIQKPADEPVDRAIRVKAHNGGEYCYALAFVDGEGYVYLDNCSSQRVPFARYDVFQRIAWKIKDVWLCMTAPSSVTAIGGSATADWDYIKLRPCVINDANQRWVVKDNAFYTADEKFRVKDYKWYTYISKNAKDYYDHTLIMPTMDKWVKTIAIPGNMSFKTSLGWKYASGPSFSMYYISDNGSKAEVFDLYYNPENGHIARYFPSSGLLSCMASQQSSSEEWDWVKWLFCNDNISATKDSGYWDISFLVGREGPILDPKGNLLRITQYGSNWGVPYTAKPSYLKKDKDNSPTSEFVLDYDIERWNRYVAANAYDALSYCPAPGKKQNIPASKQRVKRTLPPDFQLDETWQRRLYAIGTTTTGSRTVTGLCGACILHTMQMIAELAESYPGPPRTRGYFFDPAPYRDPVRELERRFPFLYRALELANTLQGVSIVPGRSIVEANVRSVAAAVQVALPNYDWQLSPIAIGQDAILDSVRRLSAEPPGTIWVALLRLTPAGGRAARHAVPILRSRNGFIIIPTNFPATTGGFTNFVRLLTEAAHPNVILWHLGLGSTVNDFATLRLTGPADRPLSVTISQNNCTGEGEGRRGSGQLPRSSLVNQCASGRCPL, from the coding sequence ATGAGATACGATGAGGCCGTGCTTGTAGGTAATTACAGCTTTAAAAAAAGTAACGTGAAATTTCTTCCGTTCTTTTTTGTCTTTTTATTATCTCTCAATTCTCTCCCTTCTCTCTCTGCTCCCGTCCCCCAAGTTATTCAGAAACCTGCTGATGAACCTGTTGATAGAGCTATCCGCGTTAAAGCTCATAACGGGGGGGAATATTGTTACGCCTTGGCATTTGTAGATGGCGAGGGCTACGTTTACCTTGACAACTGCTCTTCTCAAAGAGTTCCATTCGCTCGATATGATGTTTTTCAAAGGATAGCTTGGAAGATTAAAGACGTCTGGTTGTGTATGACAGCTCCGAGCTCTGTCACAGCTATTGGTGGAAGCGCAACAGCAGATTGGGATTATATCAAGCTCAGACCTTGTGTTATCAATGACGCCAATCAACGTTGGGTCGTTAAAGATAACGCCTTCTATACAGCCGATGAAAAGTTTCGCGTTAAAGATTACAAGTGGTACACTTATATCTCGAAAAATGCAAAAGATTACTACGACCATACTTTGATAATGCCCACAATGGACAAGTGGGTAAAAACCATCGCAATACCTGGTAATATGAGCTTTAAAACTTCACTAGGCTGGAAGTATGCAAGCGGTCCTAGCTTCTCTATGTATTATATTTCGGATAATGGGTCTAAAGCCGAGGTTTTTGACCTCTACTATAACCCCGAAAATGGCCATATCGCCAGATATTTTCCGTCCTCCGGATTGCTTTCTTGCATGGCTTCCCAGCAATCTTCTTCGGAGGAATGGGATTGGGTAAAGTGGCTATTTTGTAATGATAATATCTCCGCCACGAAGGATAGCGGCTACTGGGATATTTCCTTTTTAGTCGGACGTGAGGGGCCAATTCTAGATCCTAAGGGTAATTTGTTAAGAATTACTCAGTACGGTTCTAATTGGGGAGTTCCTTATACTGCAAAGCCTAGTTATCTTAAAAAAGACAAAGATAACTCTCCGACATCTGAATTTGTTTTAGATTATGATATTGAGCGATGGAATCGTTATGTCGCGGCAAATGCTTATGATGCCCTTTCTTATTGCCCAGCTCCCGGAAAAAAGCAAAATATCCCTGCGTCTAAACAAAGAGTGAAGCGGACTTTGCCCCCTGATTTTCAACTCGATGAGACGTGGCAAAGGCGGCTTTACGCGATAGGGACTACCACCACAGGTTCTCGTACTGTAACGGGACTATGCGGTGCCTGCATTTTACATACTATGCAAATGATCGCAGAGCTCGCGGAAAGTTACCCGGGTCCCCCCCGTACAAGAGGTTATTTTTTTGATCCTGCCCCTTATAGGGATCCAGTGCGTGAGTTAGAACGAAGATTCCCTTTTCTCTACCGAGCTCTAGAGCTTGCTAATACCCTTCAGGGTGTTTCTATAGTTCCGGGAAGAAGCATAGTCGAGGCTAATGTAAGGTCCGTAGCCGCGGCGGTACAAGTTGCTTTGCCGAATTACGATTGGCAACTGTCGCCCATAGCCATAGGTCAGGATGCCATTTTAGATTCCGTTCGGAGACTTTCAGCTGAACCTCCCGGGACAATTTGGGTCGCTTTACTTAGGCTAACTCCTGCGGGTGGTAGAGCAGCCAGACACGCAGTTCCAATTTTGCGTTCTCGTAATGGATTTATAATAATTCCTACAAATTTTCCGGCTACCACGGGTGGCTTTACCAATTTTGTCCGCCTGCTTACAGAGGCTGCCCACCCCAATGTTATTTTATGGCACCTTGGGTTAGGTTCGACCGTTAATGATTTTGCAACGTTGCGGTTAACTGGACCGGCAGACCGTCCACTGAGTGTTACAATTTCTCAAAATAACTGTACTGGAGAAGGAGAAGGCAGGAGAGGAAGTGGGCAATTACCGAGAAGTTCTTTGGTTAATCAATGTGCGAGCGGAAGATGCCCTCTTTAA
- a CDS encoding DUF1561 family protein has product MRRNRALFLDLGSCCLKKKSGMFFFVFLFSFNSLFAASIPQISQKLADKPIDKSIRIKVHNGGEYCYAPAFVDGESYIYIDNCSSSSVQSARYDVFQRVAWKIKNVWLCMTAPGSVTGIGEKATANWGYITLRPCVINDANQRWIVKDSAFYTADEKFRVKDYKWYTYVSKNQGDHYNHTLSQTMSQWMKTVATPGNMSLKTSLNWKFKRSSGFSMYYISDNGSKSEVFDLYYNPENGHIARYFPSSGLLSCMASEQSSSEDWNWVKWKYCNDNISTTKDSGYWGVSLLAGREGPLLDRKGNFLRVTQYGSNWGTPYTAKPSYLKKDKNNSPTSAFILSYDIERWNRYVMANIEEALPYCPAPGKKQNIPGSKRKVKRTLSPDFQLDEEWQKRLYAIAVSTSSVPTGAGVCGVCLLQTFQMIAELQESFPGPPRTRGYFFDTAPNTDPMISLEQRFPLLYRALELATVLYGIPITPEDITTMSVRAAAAAAQITLPTFNWISSSIADNQAAILASIQELFNAPVGTIWVGLSVFTLPDGSTARHAVPILRSPRGLIIIPTNLPASSATFSNFAYALEEIIAPNPNIILFRLTQQRNPVVTAFATLRLAGEASQPLSVTISQNNCTGEGEDRRGNKQLPTSASVNQCASGRCPL; this is encoded by the coding sequence ATGAGACGCAATAGAGCTCTGTTCCTTGATTTAGGTAGTTGCTGTTTAAAGAAAAAAAGTGGTATGTTTTTTTTTGTCTTTTTGTTCTCGTTTAATTCTCTTTTTGCTGCCTCTATTCCTCAAATTTCTCAAAAACTCGCCGATAAGCCTATCGATAAATCTATCCGCATTAAGGTTCATAATGGGGGGGAATATTGTTATGCTCCAGCTTTTGTGGATGGCGAAAGTTATATTTACATCGATAATTGCTCTTCTTCCAGCGTTCAATCCGCTCGATATGATGTCTTTCAGAGGGTGGCTTGGAAGATTAAAAATGTCTGGTTGTGTATGACAGCTCCTGGTTCAGTTACAGGTATTGGTGAAAAAGCAACAGCGAACTGGGGTTATATAACGCTCAGGCCCTGTGTTATCAACGATGCTAATCAGCGTTGGATCGTTAAAGATAGCGCCTTTTATACAGCTGATGAAAAGTTTCGCGTTAAAGATTATAAATGGTATACTTACGTCTCGAAAAATCAAGGAGACCACTATAACCATACCTTAAGCCAGACGATGAGCCAATGGATGAAAACTGTTGCAACTCCTGGTAATATGAGCCTCAAAACTTCTCTGAACTGGAAGTTTAAGAGGAGTTCTGGCTTCTCTATGTATTATATTTCGGATAATGGGTCTAAATCTGAAGTTTTTGATCTTTACTATAATCCCGAAAACGGCCATATCGCTAGATATTTCCCTTCCTCTGGGCTTCTTTCTTGCATGGCTTCTGAGCAATCTTCGTCGGAAGATTGGAACTGGGTAAAATGGAAATATTGCAATGATAATATCTCCACTACAAAGGATAGCGGCTACTGGGGCGTTTCTCTTTTAGCTGGACGTGAGGGGCCGCTTTTGGACCGAAAGGGTAATTTTTTAAGAGTCACTCAGTACGGTTCCAATTGGGGAACACCTTATACAGCAAAGCCTAGTTATCTTAAAAAAGACAAAAATAACTCTCCGACATCTGCATTTATTTTGTCCTATGATATTGAGCGGTGGAATCGCTATGTTATGGCAAACATAGAAGAAGCGCTTCCTTACTGTCCGGCTCCTGGAAAAAAGCAAAATATTCCTGGCTCTAAGCGAAAAGTGAAACGGACTTTGTCTCCCGATTTTCAACTCGACGAAGAATGGCAAAAACGGCTTTACGCGATAGCGGTCTCCACATCCAGTGTTCCAACTGGAGCAGGAGTATGCGGTGTCTGCCTTTTACAGACCTTTCAAATGATCGCAGAACTTCAAGAAAGTTTTCCTGGCCCCCCACGTACAAGAGGTTATTTTTTTGATACTGCTCCGAATACCGATCCGATGATTTCGTTAGAGCAGAGATTCCCTTTGCTTTATCGAGCTCTAGAACTTGCTACCGTCCTTTATGGTATTCCTATAACTCCAGAGGACATCACCACTATGAGTGTAAGGGCAGCAGCCGCAGCAGCGCAGATTACTTTGCCGACCTTCAATTGGATATCGTCATCCATAGCTGACAATCAAGCTGCTATTTTGGCTTCTATTCAAGAGCTTTTCAACGCACCTGTTGGAACAATTTGGGTCGGTTTATCTGTGTTTACTCTTCCGGATGGTAGCACAGCCAGACACGCAGTTCCAATTTTGCGTTCTCCTAGGGGACTTATAATAATTCCGACGAATCTTCCAGCTTCTTCAGCAACCTTCTCTAATTTTGCATACGCACTTGAAGAGATTATCGCTCCCAATCCTAATATTATTTTATTTCGGCTCACCCAGCAGAGAAATCCGGTCGTTACCGCTTTTGCAACATTGCGGCTAGCTGGGGAAGCAAGCCAGCCTCTGAGCGTCACAATTTCTCAAAATAACTGTACCGGAGAAGGAGAAGATAGAAGAGGAAATAAACAATTACCAACAAGCGCTTCAGTTAATCAATGTGCAAGTGGGAGATGCCCTCTTTGA